In Sphingobacterium thalpophilum, a genomic segment contains:
- a CDS encoding alpha/beta fold hydrolase: protein MRKFLYLFIICFHFSCTHAQTFDGSWKGEVEVSGQKLLLVFNIQKDSTGKWNGTFESPMQTAQKFAITQIRIEHDSIWMDVRNIGLLYAGFLDRDKDVMKGVMKQGPFESAMILVRSENEQSGLSRKQDVFPPYSYMEEEVSFRNSAGNAFLTGSLTYPKNGGPFPAVVLVNGSGQQNRDSEVFGHRPFKVLADHLTKNGFAVLRYDDRGVGGSKGEVNLATTIDFASDANAAVDFLSKKAVVDVDKIGMIGHSEGALIAEIVASENSKVSYIALLSGPVIKGDSLLILQSYALGKAGGLSEAALQTNKANNRKLYNILLEDEPPKALAESLEKELIQQNNGNPLTPDMKIKLSPMMSPWFRTFLRIDPAYYLKQVKVPIFASFGGKDVQVPANENIYCLQHLHLNTTDVIIEDYPNLNHLFQNAQTGKIEEYFENSESFNEQLMDDLTKWLKLKTK, encoded by the coding sequence ATGAGAAAATTTTTATATCTATTTATCATTTGTTTTCATTTTTCATGTACCCACGCGCAGACATTTGATGGCTCATGGAAGGGCGAGGTTGAGGTTTCGGGGCAGAAGTTGCTGCTGGTGTTCAACATTCAAAAAGATAGCACAGGGAAGTGGAATGGAACCTTTGAGAGTCCGATGCAAACAGCGCAGAAATTTGCAATCACTCAAATACGTATAGAGCACGATTCCATTTGGATGGACGTTAGGAATATAGGTCTTCTGTATGCTGGCTTTTTAGACCGGGATAAAGATGTGATGAAAGGAGTGATGAAACAAGGTCCTTTTGAATCTGCTATGATTTTGGTACGAAGCGAGAACGAACAGAGTGGGCTTTCTCGTAAGCAGGATGTTTTCCCCCCTTATAGCTATATGGAAGAGGAAGTTTCGTTTAGAAATAGTGCAGGCAATGCATTTCTGACGGGCTCTCTGACTTATCCTAAAAATGGAGGGCCATTTCCTGCGGTGGTATTAGTCAATGGTAGTGGTCAACAAAATAGAGATTCTGAGGTGTTTGGTCACAGGCCATTTAAGGTGCTTGCTGATCATCTTACGAAAAACGGTTTTGCCGTATTACGTTACGATGACAGGGGAGTAGGTGGCTCCAAAGGAGAAGTTAATTTAGCGACAACGATTGACTTCGCTTCTGATGCTAACGCTGCAGTTGATTTTCTAAGCAAAAAAGCTGTAGTTGATGTGGATAAAATCGGGATGATTGGCCATAGTGAGGGAGCGCTAATTGCCGAAATCGTGGCATCCGAGAATAGTAAAGTAAGCTATATTGCACTCCTGTCTGGGCCTGTGATCAAAGGAGATTCTTTGCTGATTTTACAAAGCTATGCTTTAGGAAAAGCGGGCGGATTATCTGAAGCTGCATTGCAGACCAATAAAGCAAATAATCGAAAATTGTATAATATTCTATTGGAAGACGAGCCACCAAAGGCGTTGGCGGAATCGTTGGAAAAAGAACTTATTCAGCAAAATAACGGGAATCCACTGACTCCTGATATGAAGATTAAACTTAGTCCAATGATGAGCCCCTGGTTTAGAACGTTTCTTCGCATCGATCCAGCTTATTATCTGAAGCAGGTGAAAGTACCGATTTTCGCTTCCTTCGGCGGAAAGGATGTTCAAGTCCCGGCGAATGAAAACATCTATTGTCTGCAACACCTGCATTTAAACACCACCGACGTCATCATTGAGGATTATCCTAATTTGAATCACCTTTTTCAAAATGCGCAAACAGGAAAAATTGAAGAATATTTTGAAAACTCAGAGAGCTTTAATGAACAATTGATGGATGACCTTACGAAATGGCTTAAACTGAAGACAAAGTGA
- a CDS encoding YIP1 family protein: MKVKQIFQNPFAELPEWKLFFAGVIGFLLSSYIIYLSGQQFNGFMHFYQPDIGVSIWAVLGVHACMVLAPFTLLYGAGMLLNRKTRIIDVMNVVLIIPFPLYLALFLGKLLNQDKFRDQVLKAVQNGDHTLAGVDKTELFLFGLFGIISLLLLFYQFYLLVKGMNVAVNNKKIEISIVFVALYFILDLCIQFNF, encoded by the coding sequence ATGAAAGTTAAACAGATTTTTCAGAATCCATTTGCGGAATTGCCGGAGTGGAAACTATTCTTTGCTGGTGTTATCGGATTTTTGTTATCAAGCTATATTATTTATTTATCGGGCCAGCAGTTTAATGGATTTATGCATTTCTATCAACCAGATATAGGGGTTTCCATATGGGCTGTCTTGGGCGTTCATGCCTGTATGGTTTTGGCTCCTTTTACACTTCTTTACGGTGCAGGGATGTTATTAAACAGAAAGACCAGAATCATTGATGTCATGAATGTCGTTTTGATTATACCATTTCCGCTCTATCTTGCCTTATTTTTAGGGAAATTGTTAAACCAGGATAAATTCAGGGATCAAGTATTAAAAGCAGTGCAAAACGGCGATCATACATTGGCCGGAGTTGATAAAACTGAGCTATTTTTATTTGGTCTGTTTGGAATAATCAGTTTGTTATTGCTATTCTACCAATTCTATTTATTGGTTAAGGGTATGAATGTAGCCGTTAATAATAAGAAGATTGAAATCAGTATAGTATTTGTGGCATTATATTTTATATTGGATTTATGCATACAGTTTAATTTCTAG
- a CDS encoding DUF2089 family protein: MKKIPVDCPCCEAKLKVAKLVCDSCETEVVGKFSLPVLMQLTVEEQEFVLNFLMHSGSLKEMANQMGKSYPTVRNILDDLIRKLKSLDHTNNNGRNRSI, encoded by the coding sequence ATGAAAAAAATACCGGTTGATTGCCCTTGTTGTGAAGCGAAGTTAAAAGTCGCTAAATTGGTGTGTGACTCCTGTGAAACCGAAGTTGTAGGTAAGTTTTCTTTACCTGTGTTGATGCAGCTTACTGTAGAGGAGCAAGAATTTGTTTTGAATTTTTTGATGCACTCAGGGAGTTTAAAAGAAATGGCAAATCAGATGGGCAAATCCTATCCGACGGTCCGTAATATTCTCGATGATCTGATTCGCAAATTGAAATCGCTTGATCATACAAACAATAATGGCAGAAATAGAAGTATTTAG
- a CDS encoding lysophospholipid acyltransferase family protein, with the protein MKKFLGYFLSIIFWFCFGLSLIIFHPIQWLCLKLGGYNAHKKSVDILNACLVACYYTLFNRVTFIDNKNIPTGQPIVFVANHQSTFDIPPMIYFLRRFHGKFISKIELASGIPSISFNLKHGGAANIDRNDPKQSIAEILKLANNMKTKNWSAFIFPEGTRSKTGKMKAFHVGGIATLLKKNPNALVVPIAIRGSYEMVQYGMYPLTPFLHMTWEVLDPLDTEGKNIEEIVKLAEEAIKLKVEK; encoded by the coding sequence ATGAAGAAGTTTTTAGGCTATTTCCTATCTATTATATTTTGGTTTTGTTTTGGTTTATCCCTAATTATTTTCCACCCCATACAGTGGTTATGTTTAAAGCTGGGTGGATACAATGCACATAAAAAGAGTGTAGATATATTAAATGCCTGCCTCGTTGCCTGCTATTACACGCTATTTAATCGGGTGACATTTATCGACAATAAAAATATTCCAACAGGACAACCCATTGTCTTTGTAGCAAATCATCAAAGTACTTTTGATATTCCTCCAATGATCTATTTCTTGCGTAGATTTCATGGGAAATTTATTTCTAAAATAGAACTTGCCAGTGGCATACCTAGCATCTCCTTCAACTTAAAACATGGTGGTGCCGCAAATATAGATCGCAATGATCCCAAACAATCTATTGCTGAAATATTGAAACTTGCCAATAATATGAAAACCAAAAACTGGTCCGCGTTTATTTTTCCAGAGGGAACAAGATCGAAAACCGGAAAAATGAAGGCCTTTCATGTTGGTGGAATTGCCACTTTACTAAAGAAAAATCCGAATGCACTCGTTGTTCCTATTGCCATTAGAGGGTCATATGAAATGGTACAATATGGCATGTATCCATTAACCCCATTTCTTCATATGACCTGGGAAGTGCTAGATCCTTTGGATACGGAGGGTAAGAATATTGAGGAGATCGTTAAATTAGCTGAGGAAGCAATAAAACTAAAGGTCGAAAAATAG
- a CDS encoding glycosyltransferase — MIQILNYLLIIFACVYAILVLWMRRGWSLISEPNRSIRPTMTVSVIIAARNEELNIRRTIESILGQNYPNELLELIIIDDHSDDNTSLIVKEYEEKGVKLIQLNENGRLNSYKKLAISRAIECCQGEIIITTDADCRMGSNWLATVISTFEKEGAYLQSSPVVYSEEKSFFERLQTLEFLYLIGLGAAGIGNKKPTTCNGANLAYRKDIFKQMGGFKGIDELASGDDELFLHKVAEQYPERITFCKSKDAVVYTDAKPDLKSFISQRRRWASKSTKYKNKGVIALGISIWFFNLLILVASVLALFGVKFVAWVVLFALLLKMVVEFIFIEPLTRFASRKELLWYLPLLSLAHILYLAYIGILGNVGKYDWKGRQVK; from the coding sequence GTGATACAAATTCTTAACTATTTATTGATCATTTTTGCCTGCGTATATGCAATTCTAGTTTTATGGATGCGCAGAGGCTGGTCCTTGATTTCAGAACCTAACCGTTCTATTAGGCCAACAATGACCGTATCTGTGATTATTGCTGCGCGGAATGAGGAGTTAAATATTAGACGCACCATTGAATCCATACTCGGGCAGAATTATCCTAATGAGCTCCTGGAGCTCATTATTATCGATGACCATTCAGACGACAATACGTCTTTGATTGTGAAAGAATATGAAGAGAAAGGTGTTAAGCTTATTCAATTGAATGAAAACGGGCGTTTGAATTCGTATAAGAAACTAGCAATTTCAAGGGCGATAGAATGCTGTCAAGGTGAAATTATTATTACCACTGATGCAGATTGCCGCATGGGGTCGAACTGGTTAGCAACGGTTATCAGCACATTTGAGAAAGAAGGTGCTTATCTACAATCTTCTCCAGTGGTGTATTCAGAAGAAAAGAGTTTTTTTGAACGACTGCAGACCCTGGAATTTTTGTATTTGATAGGTCTGGGCGCTGCAGGTATTGGTAACAAAAAACCAACGACCTGTAATGGCGCTAATTTGGCCTATCGAAAGGATATTTTTAAACAAATGGGCGGATTTAAAGGGATCGACGAGCTTGCATCCGGTGATGATGAACTTTTTTTACATAAGGTAGCAGAACAATATCCCGAGCGAATAACGTTTTGTAAATCAAAAGATGCTGTTGTTTATACGGATGCCAAACCGGATTTGAAGTCATTCATTAGTCAGCGCAGACGCTGGGCTTCAAAAAGTACCAAATATAAAAATAAAGGTGTCATCGCATTAGGGATTTCCATTTGGTTCTTTAATTTATTGATTTTGGTAGCTTCGGTTCTTGCTCTTTTCGGTGTAAAATTCGTTGCTTGGGTTGTACTTTTTGCATTGCTATTAAAGATGGTCGTCGAATTTATTTTTATTGAACCTTTGACAAGGTTCGCAAGCAGAAAGGAACTCTTATGGTATCTTCCTTTATTGAGCTTGGCTCATATCCTTTATCTGGCTTATATAGGCATATTGGGCAATGTAGGGAAGTACGACTGGAAAGGAAGGCAGGTCAAGTAG
- a CDS encoding lysylphosphatidylglycerol synthase domain-containing protein, translated as MTGRQKKYISLLLKILVFALATWYIVVKVSDRSNIEKFKTLIAGLEQHSVVWTLILIVVLMLINWLLEVVKWRYLASKLEHISFWKAFQSVFCGLTWAIFTPNRIGEYGGRVLFLQPQHRAKGAVAMGVGLFAQLVLTSVAGSLSIAWFICKFLSTPLTVQFGVWLLAIIYAGGFVILYFNVKWIDLLVGKIKFLTRIKPFFEVLEHYSMRELSIVLLNSLARFVIFTSQYIILMKLTLPELPLLSMILMIFILFFVQAALPTLDIFDFSVRSFVASNLYSYITTQEIAVMAIVSCIWFVNLILPAIFGSIFVFKINFFGDTNS; from the coding sequence TTGACTGGAAGACAAAAAAAATACATCAGTCTTTTATTGAAGATACTGGTTTTCGCCCTAGCGACCTGGTATATCGTTGTGAAGGTATCCGATAGAAGCAATATTGAGAAATTCAAAACCCTAATTGCTGGTTTGGAGCAGCATTCGGTTGTTTGGACCCTTATTTTAATTGTGGTTTTAATGCTTATCAATTGGTTGCTTGAAGTTGTGAAATGGCGGTATCTTGCATCTAAACTGGAGCATATTTCATTTTGGAAGGCTTTCCAATCCGTTTTCTGCGGGCTTACCTGGGCTATTTTTACACCTAATAGGATTGGCGAATATGGCGGGCGGGTACTTTTTCTACAGCCCCAACATCGAGCAAAGGGAGCCGTAGCGATGGGCGTTGGATTATTTGCGCAATTGGTGCTCACAAGCGTTGCGGGGTCACTAAGTATCGCTTGGTTTATCTGTAAATTTCTTTCTACTCCTTTAACAGTACAATTTGGGGTATGGCTACTTGCTATTATCTATGCTGGAGGATTTGTCATCTTATATTTCAATGTAAAATGGATCGATTTATTGGTCGGGAAAATTAAGTTTTTGACGCGAATTAAGCCCTTCTTTGAAGTATTGGAGCACTATTCAATGCGTGAGCTCAGTATTGTTCTTTTAAATTCTTTGGCGCGATTTGTTATTTTTACTTCGCAGTATATCATCTTGATGAAGCTAACTTTGCCTGAGCTACCACTTTTATCCATGATTCTGATGATTTTTATTCTGTTTTTTGTTCAGGCAGCGCTACCTACATTGGATATTTTTGATTTCAGTGTGAGAAGTTTTGTTGCTAGCAATCTATATAGCTATATTACCACACAAGAGATTGCTGTAATGGCTATTGTTTCCTGTATTTGGTTCGTTAATTTGATTCTTCCAGCTATATTTGGTTCTATTTTTGTTTTTAAGATTAATTTTTTCGGTGATACAAATTCTTAA
- the ruvC gene encoding crossover junction endodeoxyribonuclease RuvC, with protein MQKEKAKERIILGIDPGTVVLGYGIIKEVGNNISLISMGVIKMGHLDDHALKLQRIFKKTSALMQEYNPDCVALESPFYGKNIQVMLKLGRAQGVAMAAALAQDIPIFEYSPRKIKQSVTGNGNATKEQVSAMLKNLLKFEETPQFLDATDGLAIAVCHSFQKNAVSGNSKSYTGWSAFIKDNKDRIK; from the coding sequence ATGCAGAAGGAAAAGGCGAAAGAAAGAATAATTTTAGGAATCGACCCCGGTACCGTTGTACTGGGATATGGCATCATCAAAGAAGTCGGCAATAACATATCCTTGATCTCAATGGGGGTCATCAAAATGGGACATTTAGACGATCATGCTCTAAAACTACAACGTATTTTCAAAAAAACTTCGGCTTTAATGCAGGAATATAATCCCGACTGTGTAGCCCTTGAATCACCATTTTATGGCAAAAACATACAGGTCATGCTCAAACTAGGGCGAGCTCAAGGTGTTGCTATGGCGGCGGCGCTGGCGCAAGATATTCCGATCTTTGAATATTCTCCAAGAAAGATAAAACAATCCGTTACAGGAAATGGAAATGCGACAAAGGAGCAGGTTTCCGCTATGCTAAAAAATCTATTAAAATTTGAGGAAACACCACAATTTTTAGATGCCACCGACGGATTGGCAATTGCTGTCTGCCACTCGTTTCAGAAAAATGCAGTATCAGGCAACAGTAAGTCGTACACGGGATGGTCCGCCTTTATCAAAGATAACAAGGATCGAATCAAGTAA
- a CDS encoding Lrp/AsnC ligand binding domain-containing protein, giving the protein MENQYANYDLDNLDIQILSILMNDASIPYTEIAKKLIVSGGTIHVRMKKMEELGIIRGSNLIINPQKVGFDITAFLGIYLEKGSQYADAVDKLKEIKEVVELHYCTGQYSIFAKIICRDTVHLRKVLNEDIQSVPGIQRTETIISLEESIKRQISLV; this is encoded by the coding sequence ATGGAAAATCAATATGCAAACTATGATCTAGACAATTTGGATATCCAAATCTTGTCTATTCTAATGAACGATGCCTCTATTCCTTATACAGAAATAGCAAAAAAGCTAATTGTATCAGGTGGTACAATTCACGTTAGAATGAAGAAGATGGAAGAACTAGGTATCATTAGAGGGTCAAATCTAATTATCAATCCTCAAAAAGTCGGATTTGATATCACGGCCTTTTTGGGTATCTATCTTGAAAAAGGTTCACAATATGCAGATGCGGTAGATAAATTGAAAGAAATCAAAGAAGTGGTCGAATTACACTATTGTACTGGCCAATACAGTATTTTTGCAAAAATCATCTGTAGAGATACAGTTCACCTGAGAAAAGTATTGAATGAAGATATTCAATCCGTACCAGGGATTCAACGTACCGAGACGATCATCTCTCTCGAGGAGAGTATCAAACGTCAAATCAGCTTAGTCTAG
- a CDS encoding M20 family metallo-hydrolase, with protein MKDKQRLFEDALALLKQLIGLSSLSKEEEFTADLIDRFFQERDIKTHRKGNNVWVYNAHYDITKPTILLNSHHDTVKPNTGYTRDPLAATVEEGKLFGLGSNDAGGCLVSLIATFLYFYQQTELKYNFCLVASAEEEISGKNGVESVLDDIGPIDFAIVGEPTLLDLAIAEKGLMVLDCTALGTAGHAARNEGDNAIYKAIRDIEWFQNYTFERTSSTLGPIKMSVTVIQAGSQHNVVPATCNFVVDVRTTDAYSNEETLDIIKSHVKSEVTARSTRLKSSSIPETHPIVKAGILLGRKVYGSPTMSDQALIPVPSLKLGPGDSARSHMADEFIYIDEIRAGIDLYIAMLEKIV; from the coding sequence ATGAAGGATAAACAGCGTCTATTTGAAGATGCGCTGGCCCTTTTAAAACAATTAATTGGACTGTCGTCTTTAAGTAAAGAGGAAGAGTTCACGGCAGATTTAATTGATCGCTTCTTTCAGGAGCGTGATATAAAAACACATCGGAAAGGCAATAATGTCTGGGTGTATAACGCCCATTATGATATCACTAAACCTACGATATTGCTTAATTCGCATCACGATACAGTTAAACCAAATACGGGTTATACGAGAGATCCTTTGGCAGCAACTGTAGAGGAAGGTAAATTGTTCGGATTGGGAAGCAATGATGCTGGGGGCTGTTTGGTATCATTGATAGCTACATTTTTGTATTTTTACCAGCAGACGGAGTTGAAGTATAACTTCTGTCTGGTCGCCAGTGCTGAAGAAGAGATCTCAGGTAAGAACGGTGTAGAATCTGTTTTGGATGATATCGGTCCAATTGATTTTGCAATTGTGGGTGAACCTACCTTATTGGATTTGGCAATTGCAGAAAAGGGGCTGATGGTGTTGGATTGTACCGCTTTAGGAACTGCTGGACATGCCGCACGTAATGAGGGCGATAATGCTATCTACAAAGCGATTAGGGATATTGAATGGTTTCAAAATTATACATTTGAAAGGACTTCTTCAACTTTAGGCCCAATTAAGATGTCGGTAACCGTGATTCAGGCGGGATCACAGCACAATGTGGTACCGGCTACTTGTAACTTTGTTGTCGATGTCAGAACCACAGATGCTTATTCGAATGAAGAGACGTTGGATATTATCAAGTCTCATGTCAAATCAGAGGTCACAGCGAGATCGACGCGCCTGAAGTCTTCTTCTATTCCTGAAACGCATCCAATTGTCAAAGCAGGCATTCTACTGGGACGTAAAGTATATGGTTCACCGACGATGAGCGATCAGGCTCTTATTCCTGTCCCTTCTCTGAAGCTGGGACCTGGCGATAGCGCGCGGTCGCATATGGCAGATGAGTTTATCTATATCGATGAAATTAGAGCAGGGATCGATCTCTATATCGCAATGTTAGAAAAGATAGTATAA
- the proC gene encoding pyrroline-5-carboxylate reductase has product MKKVTIIGSGNIGLSLAKGLVKSEFANAADITLTRRNLNALAEEASQGFSVSNDNRLAVKGADIVVFAILPQQLKKVLVEVAPVIDKTNQIFVSIVSGVSCADLKAELGADATVIRAMPNTAIAIAQSMTCIASDNASDDSLKEVEKMFETVGSVVVINEDLMTSATALCACGIAFFLRAIRAASQGGVEIGFHAHDALKMAVQTAKGAADLLLHTNAHPEGEIDKVTSPKGCTIAGLNEMEHNGFSSAFIKGIKLSADKAGGLYHEG; this is encoded by the coding sequence ATGAAAAAGGTCACCATTATCGGAAGCGGTAATATCGGTCTTTCTTTGGCAAAAGGACTTGTAAAAAGTGAATTTGCCAATGCTGCCGATATTACATTGACGAGGAGAAATTTGAATGCACTGGCCGAAGAAGCGAGCCAGGGCTTCTCAGTAAGTAATGATAATAGGCTCGCTGTAAAGGGGGCTGATATTGTTGTTTTCGCAATACTACCTCAACAACTAAAAAAGGTATTGGTGGAAGTCGCTCCAGTCATTGACAAGACAAATCAGATTTTTGTCTCTATTGTGTCAGGAGTCTCTTGTGCTGATTTGAAAGCAGAGTTGGGTGCAGATGCCACAGTTATACGGGCAATGCCCAACACAGCAATAGCAATAGCTCAATCAATGACGTGTATCGCCAGCGACAATGCTTCGGACGATAGTTTGAAGGAGGTTGAGAAGATGTTTGAAACTGTTGGTTCAGTGGTTGTCATTAATGAAGACCTGATGACATCGGCAACGGCATTGTGTGCCTGCGGTATTGCGTTCTTCCTGCGTGCTATTCGCGCGGCTTCACAAGGTGGAGTTGAAATCGGATTTCATGCGCATGATGCATTAAAAATGGCAGTTCAAACTGCAAAAGGCGCTGCTGATTTGCTATTGCATACCAATGCTCATCCAGAAGGAGAGATTGATAAGGTGACGTCACCCAAGGGATGTACAATAGCGGGATTGAACGAAATGGAACATAACGGTTTTAGTTCTGCTTTTATAAAGGGAATTAAACTGTCTGCGGATAAAGCAGGAGGACTATACCATGAAGGATAA
- the argB gene encoding acetylglutamate kinase, giving the protein MANSVLNIIKIGGNIIDDERQLDSFLEKFSALSGKKILVHGGGKIATRLASELGIEAQMIEGRRVTNEEMLRIVTMVYAGLTNKTIVAKLQNLKCDAVGLTGADGDVIKAIKRPVKDIDYGFVGDLLHDSVNTLAIKKFLEAGFVPVFSAITHNGLGQLLNTNADTIASSLAVSLASLYETSLVYCFEKNGVLRDVTDENSVIPTIKSEEFEHLKESGVVNDGMIPKLQNAFNAINKGVQEVYIGNANNLHLFQQGQFGTCLTLK; this is encoded by the coding sequence ATGGCTAATAGTGTATTAAATATAATTAAAATTGGCGGGAATATTATTGATGATGAACGCCAATTGGATTCTTTTTTGGAAAAGTTCTCTGCATTGTCAGGGAAAAAGATTCTTGTACATGGCGGTGGTAAAATAGCGACTCGCCTGGCTAGTGAACTTGGAATTGAAGCCCAAATGATAGAAGGGCGTCGTGTGACAAATGAGGAAATGTTACGCATTGTAACAATGGTATACGCCGGATTGACAAACAAGACAATCGTTGCTAAGTTGCAAAATTTGAAATGCGATGCCGTCGGATTAACCGGAGCTGATGGGGATGTCATAAAAGCGATAAAGCGTCCTGTAAAAGATATCGATTATGGCTTTGTAGGTGATTTGTTGCATGACTCTGTAAATACCCTGGCCATCAAGAAGTTTTTGGAAGCAGGGTTTGTTCCTGTGTTTTCAGCTATTACACACAATGGCCTTGGACAATTGCTCAATACCAACGCGGATACTATAGCTTCTTCATTGGCGGTGTCTTTGGCTTCATTATATGAAACTTCTCTGGTTTATTGTTTTGAGAAGAACGGCGTTTTACGCGATGTAACAGATGAGAATTCAGTAATCCCAACGATTAAGTCAGAAGAGTTTGAACATCTTAAGGAATCCGGCGTGGTGAATGACGGGATGATTCCTAAGTTGCAAAATGCATTCAATGCTATAAATAAAGGTGTTCAAGAGGTCTATATTGGAAATGCTAATAATTTGCATTTGTTTCAACAAGGACAATTTGGCACTTGCTTGACATTAAAATAA
- a CDS encoding acetylornithine carbamoyltransferase, with protein sequence MKKFFSVKDVSSVADVVQEALALKAAPYDNQDLGQHKTLGLVFLNPSLRTRLSTQKAAMNLGMNVMVMNMDKDGWALETQDGVVMNGTTVEHIREAAAVMGEYCDILGLRSFPKLKDREEDYSEDLFNKFIKYCGVPVVSLESATRHPLQSLTDMITITEYKKTEKPKVVLAWAPHVKALPQAVPNSFAEWMCKAQEEGLVDFTIAQPMGYELSEEFTAGATISNNLEESLKNADFVYVKNWSSYQEYGEVYGVDEDWMMDNKKLNLTNDAKVMHCLPVRRDLELSSEILDGPNSLVIKEASNRVWAAQVVLKRMLEDLA encoded by the coding sequence ATGAAAAAGTTTTTCTCTGTTAAGGATGTGTCTAGTGTAGCGGACGTTGTTCAAGAAGCGTTAGCTTTGAAAGCGGCACCATATGACAATCAGGACCTTGGTCAACATAAAACGTTGGGACTTGTATTTTTGAATCCGAGTTTGCGTACGCGTCTGAGCACACAAAAAGCGGCAATGAATTTGGGCATGAATGTGATGGTCATGAATATGGATAAAGATGGTTGGGCGCTTGAAACACAGGATGGTGTTGTGATGAACGGGACAACTGTTGAACATATTCGCGAGGCCGCTGCTGTTATGGGTGAGTATTGTGATATTTTGGGACTTCGTTCCTTTCCAAAATTGAAAGATCGTGAAGAGGATTATAGTGAAGACCTGTTTAACAAATTCATTAAGTACTGTGGTGTTCCAGTTGTTTCCTTAGAGAGTGCAACACGCCATCCACTGCAGAGTTTGACAGATATGATTACCATCACTGAGTACAAGAAGACTGAAAAGCCGAAAGTGGTATTGGCTTGGGCTCCGCATGTTAAGGCATTACCTCAAGCGGTACCTAATTCTTTCGCAGAATGGATGTGCAAAGCACAAGAAGAGGGATTGGTCGATTTTACGATAGCTCAACCTATGGGCTATGAGTTAAGTGAAGAATTTACCGCTGGAGCAACCATATCTAATAATCTTGAAGAAAGTTTAAAGAATGCTGATTTTGTCTATGTGAAAAACTGGTCTTCTTATCAAGAATATGGCGAGGTATATGGTGTTGATGAAGATTGGATGATGGATAACAAGAAGCTCAATTTGACGAATGATGCCAAAGTAATGCATTGTTTGCCAGTAAGAAGAGATCTTGAATTGTCTTCTGAGATTTTAGATGGACCAAATTCACTCGTGATTAAAGAGGCTAGCAACCGTGTATGGGCTGCTCAGGTTGTTTTGAAACGTATGTTAGAGGATTTGGCATAG